In one Gossypium hirsutum isolate 1008001.06 chromosome D09, Gossypium_hirsutum_v2.1, whole genome shotgun sequence genomic region, the following are encoded:
- the LOC107908168 gene encoding probable 2-oxoglutarate-dependent dioxygenase SLC1, with translation MVIDCKCFRQKYFMTPPEMAMTNDDAKEANEFQKGVRHLLENGVRKLPSKYVLPLSDRPSVDKEQPTVAKSSLKLPIIDFAELQGPNRSQVLNSLSSACEEYGFFQVVNHGIPIEVIRSMIDVSARFFNLPYEERSKYMSSDMAAPVRYGTSMNQNKDAVFCWRDFLKLVCHPLSDVVSHWPSSPMDFRESVATYAKETKYLFLRIMEAILESLGLWGATKDDRTPENDEILKQLGGGSQLMVVNCFPPCPEPDLTLGMPPHSDYGFLTLLLQDDVEGLQIQYKGEWITVEPMHNSFVVNIGDHLEIFSNGRYKSVLHRVFVNPAKLRLSVALLHSLPFGYMVRPSPKLIDDANPRRYKDTDFATFLHYISTCEPKKKNFLESRKFT, from the exons ATGGTGATTGACTGTAAATGTTTTCGACAGAAATATTTCATGACTCCCCCGGAAATGGCAATGACAAACGACGATGCAAAAGAAGCTAATGAGTTCCAGAAAGGAGTAAGGCATCTTCTTGAGAATGGAGTTAGAAAACTTCCTAGTAAGTATGTATTGCCGTTATCTGATCGACCCAGTGTGGATAAAGAGCAGCCAACTGTGGCTAAATCTAGTCTTAAACTGCCCATAATTGATTTTGCTGAATTACAAGGCCCGAACCGGTCCCAAGTCCTCAACTCCCTCTCCTCTGCTTGTGAAGAATATGGGTTTTTTCAG GTAGTGAATCATGGGATCCCCATTGAAGTTATAAGAAGCATGATTGACGTGAGCGCCAGGTTCTTCAATCTCCCATACGAGGAAAGATCCAAGTACATGTCTTCCGACATGGCCGCACCTGTTCGATATGGAACAAGCATGAATCAGAACAAAGATGCTGTGTTTTGTTGGAGAGACTTCTTGAAGCTTGTCTGCCATCCATTGTCTGATGTTGTCTCTCATTGGCCTTCTTCTCCCATGGACTTCAG GGAATCGGTGGCCACCTACGCAAAAGAAACAAAGTACTTGTTTCTAAGAATAATGGAGGCCATCCTAGAGAGCTTGGGCCTGTGGGGTGCCACCAAAGATGACAGGACACCAGAAAATGATGAAATCCTAAAGCAATTGGGTGGTGGAAGCCAGCTAATGGTGGTTAACTGTTTCCCTCCATGCCCTGAACCTGACCTCACCTTAGGAATGCCACCACACTCGGATTATGGATTCTTAACCCTTCTTCTCCAAGATGATGTTGAAGGTTTACAGATTCAATACAAAGGAGAATGGATCACCGTTGAACCAATGCACAATTCTTTTGTTGTCAACATTGGTGATCACCTTGAG ATATTCAGCAACGGCAGATACAAAAGTGTGTTGCATAGAGTTTTTGTGAATCCTGCTAAGCTTCGGCTATCAGTGGCCTTATTGCATAGCCTACCTTTCGGTTACATGGTTAGGCCGTCGCCGAAACTAATTGACGACGCTAATCCAAGGCGCTACAAAGATACAGATTTTGCCACTTTTCTCCATTACATCTCAACCTGTGAGCCCAAGAAAAAAAACTTCTTGGAGTCTAGGAAATTTACCTGA